From a single Canis aureus isolate CA01 chromosome 5, VMU_Caureus_v.1.0, whole genome shotgun sequence genomic region:
- the LOC144313264 gene encoding protocadherin gamma-B6-like → MGGSCVRRRPAGRRQVLFPFLLPLFYPAICEPIRYSIPEELAKGSVVGNLAKDLGLSVLDVSARKLRVSAEKLLFYVDAESGDLLVKDRIDREQICKERRRCELQLEAVVENPLNIFHIIVVVEDINDHAPQFHKDEINFEISESVSEGARISLDPATDPDINTNSVKDYQINPNPYFSLMVRVNSDGGKYPELSLEKLLDREEQRSHRLILTALDGGNPSKSATTAIEIFVRDANDNFPVFSKNEYTISVSENLPPGSSVLQVTATDKDEGINAEVNYYFRSTAQSTRHMFLLDEKTGTIKNNQPLDFEDTERYTMEVEARDGGGLSTQCKVIIEILDENDNDPEIIITSLSDEILEDSLPGMVVALFKTQDQDSGENGEVTCNLSRDIPFKIHSSSNNYYKLVTDGALDREHSPQYNVTITATDRGKPPLSSSTTITLHIADVNDNAPVFQQVSYVVHVAENNPPGASIAQVSASDPDLGPNGRVSYSIVASDLEPRALASYVSVSAQSGVVFAQRAFDHEQLRAFELTLQARDQGSPALSANVSLRVLVGDRNDNAPRVLYPALGPDGSALFDTVPRAAQPGYLVTKVVAVDADSGHNAWLSYHVLQASEPGLFSLGLRTGEVRTARALGDRDAARQRLLVAVRDGGQPPLSATATLLLVFADSLQEALPDVSERQAPADPQAELQFYLVVALALISVLFLLAVILAVALRLRRSSSSTTWGCLRPGLCVKSGPVVPPNCSEGTLPYSYNLCVAHTGKTEFNFLKCNEQLSSGQDILLCNDSSGALIPLQDGHDLTAHPETFTQGSDYTKLLSFYRPAAGLQRNCLQNLRCLGYTRHPEARERKRKLSKRRVFAVYPASEYLARLP, encoded by the exons ATGGGAGGGAGCTGTGTTCGGAGGCGGCCAGCCGGCAGGCGGCAAGTACTGTTTCCCTTCCTGCTACCTTTGTTCTACCCCGCGATCTGCGAGCCCATCCGCTACTCGATTCCCGAGGAACTAGCCAAGGGCTCGGTGGTGGGGAACCTCGCCAAGGATCTTGGGCTCAGCGTCCTGGATGTGTCGGCTCGGAAGCTGCGAGTTAGTGCGGAGAAGCTGCTTTTCTACGTAGACGCAGAGAGTGGGGACTTACTTGTGAAAGACCGAATAGACCGTGAGCAGATATGCAAAGAGAGAAGAAGATGTGAGTTGCAGTTGGAAGCCGTGGTGGaaaatcctttaaatatttttcatatcattgtggttgTTGAGGATATTAACGACCATGCCCCTCAATTccataaagatgaaataaacttTGAAATCAGTGAATCTGTATCCGAAGGTGCACGAATATCTCTTGACCCTGCCACTGACCCCGATATAAACACGAACTCAGTTAAAGATTATCAGATAAATCCTAACCCTTATTTCTCATTAATGGTTAGAGTTAATTCTGATGGTGGTAAATACCCAGAGTTATCTTTGGAGAAGCTCCTAGACCGTGAAGAACAGCGTTCTCATCGCTTGATACTGACTGCCTTGGATGGGGGGAACCCATCAAAAAGTGCCACCACTGCAATAGAAATCTTTGTCAGGGATGCCAATGATAACTTCCCAGTGTTTAGCAAAAATGAATATACTATCAGTGTTAGTGAGAATCTGCCCCCCGGATCCTCTGTGTTGCAGGTGACAGCCACTGACAAAGATGAGGGCATCAATGCAGAAGTAAACTACTATTTCAGGAGCACTGCTCAGAGTACAAGGCACATGTTCTTACTGGATGAGAAAACAGGTACGATTAAGAATAACCAGCCATTGGATTTTGAAGATACAGAAAGATACACCATGGAAGTGGAGGCAAGGGATGGAGGTGGTCTCTCTACCCAATGTAAAGTAATCATAGAAATCCTAGATGAAAACGATAATGACCCGGAAATAATCATCACTTCTCTCTCTGATGAAATTTTGGAGGATTCTCTTCCAGGAATGGTCGTGGCTCTCTTCAAAACACAGGACCAGGATTCTGGGGAAAATGGAGAAGTCACATGTAATTTAAGTAGAGATATTCCATTTAAGATTCATTCTTCATCTAATAATTACTACAAGCTGGTTACAGATGGAGCCTTAGATCGAGAGCACAGTCCCCAATACAACGTCACCATAACAGCTACTGATAGGGGAAAGCCTCCGCTCTCCTCCAGCACTACCATCACCCTGCACATTGCGGATGTCAACGACAACGCGCCAGTTTTCCAGCAGGTCTCCTACGTGGTCCACGTGGCCGAAAACAACCCTCCTGGAGCCTCCATCGCCCAAGTCAGCGCCTCCGACCCCGACCTGGGGCCCAACGGCCGCGTCTCCTACTCCATCGTGGCCAGCGACCTGGAGCCACGGGCGCTGGCGTCCTACGTGTCGGTGAGCGCGCAGAGCGGCGTGGTGTTCGCGCAGCGCGCCTTCGACCACGAGCAGCTGCGCGCCTTCGAGCTGACCCTGCAGGCCCGCGACCAGGGCTCGCCCGCGCTCAGCGCCAACGTGAGCCTGCGCGTGTTGGTGGGCGACCGCAACGACAACGCGCCGCGGGTGCTGTACCCGGCGCTGGGGCCCGACGGCTCGGCGCTCTTCGACACGGTGCCGCGCGCCGCGCAGCCCGGCTACCTGGTCACCAAGGTGGTGGCGGTGGACGCCGACTCGGGACACAATGCCTGGCTGTCATACCACGTGCTGCAGGCCAGCGAGCCGGGACTCTTCAGCCTGGGGCTGCGCACGGGCGAGGTGCGCACGGCGCGTGCTTTGGGCGACAGGGACGCGGCCCGCCAGCGCCTGCTGGTCGCTGTGCGGGATGGGGGACAGCCGCCCCTCTCGGCCACAGCCACGCTGCTCCTGGTTTTCGCTGACAGCTTGCAGGAGGCGCTGCCAGACGTCAGCGAGCGCCAGGCGCCCGCTGATCCCCAGGCTGAGCTGCAGTTCTACCTGGTGGTGGCTTTGGCCTTGATCTCCGTGCTCTTCCTCCTCGCGGTGATTCTGGCGGTTGCCCTGCGCCTGCGACGCTCCTCCAGCTCCACCACCTGGGGCTGCCTTCGGCCTGGTCTGTGTGTCAAGTCCGGACCTGTGGTTCCTCCCAACTGTAGCGAAGGGACTTTGCCCTATTCCTACAATTTGTGCGTTGCCCATACTGGAAAGACAGAgtttaattttctgaaatgtaaCGAGCAGTTGAGTTCAGGACAAGATATACTACTCTGCAATGATTCATCTGGGGCCTTAATTCCACTTCAGGATGGGCATGATTTGACTGCGCATCCCGAGACTTTCACACAG GGCTCTGACTACACAAAGCTCCTCAGTTTCTACAGACCGGCTGCTGGGCTTCAGCGAAACTGTCTCCAGAATTTAAGGTGCCTAGGCTACACGAGGCACCcagaagccagagaaagaaaaaggaagctgtCAAAACGCAGAGTATTCGCTGTGTATCCTGCTAGCGAATATTTGGCGAGACTTCCTTGA
- the LOC144313265 gene encoding protocadherin gamma-B7-like: protein MGGSCVRRRPAGKRQVLFPFLLPLFYPAICEPIRYSIPDELAKGSVVGNLAKDLGLSVLDVSARKLRVSAEKLLFYVDAESGDLLVKDRIDREQICKERRRCELQLEAVVENPLNIFHIIVVVEDINDHAPQFHKGEINLEISESVTPGTGIILESAEDPDINMNSLNKYQLSPNEYFSLEVKDNPDGGKYPELVLKKTLDRETQSSHHLVLTALDSGDPPQSSTAQIRILVVDANDNPPVFSQNMYKVSLREGVPPGTLVVKVSATDQDEGFNAEITYSFLGVVNKAQHVFSLDSATGSIITHQPLDFEEVERYTMDVEAKDRGSLSTQCKVIVEVLDENDNNPEIIITSLSDQILEDSHPGMVVALFKTQDQDSGENGEVTCNLSRDIPFKIHSSSNNYYKLVTDGALDREHSPQYNVTITATDRGKPPLSSSISITLHIADVNDNAPVFQQASYVVHVAENNPPGASIAQVSASDPDLGPNGRVSYSIVASDLEPRALASYVSVSAQSGVVFAQRAFDHEQLRAFELTLQARDQGSPALSANVSLRVLVGDRNDNAPRVLYPALGPDGSALFDTVPRAAQPGYLVTKVVAVDADSGHNAWLSYHVLQASEPGLFSLGLRTGEVRTARALGDRDAARQRLLVAVRDGGQPPLSATATLLLVFADSLQEALPDVSERQAPADPQAELQFYLVVALALISVLFLLAVILAVALRLRSSSSLATGGCFESVLCSKSGPEIPSNYSEGTLPYAYNLCVPGDQTNVEFNFLTSVDHFPATQDILNKDSSLGLSASILIPNVEADKKTFKQAPLFTNQGMGSCKQQSLPPSLISTTQSGVIWILTDPDAGNKVVRSLIYFGCNHSGTS from the coding sequence ATGGGAGGGAGCTGTGTTCGGAGGCGGCCAGCCGGCAAGCGGCAAGTACTGTTTCCCTTCCTGCTACCTTTGTTCTACCCCGCGATCTGCGAGCCCATCCGCTACTCGATTCCCGACGAACTGGCCAAGGGCTCGGTGGTGGGGAACCTCGCCAAGGATCTTGGGCTCAGCGTCCTGGATGTGTCGGCTCGGAAGCTGCGAGTTAGTGCGGAGAAGCTGCTTTTCTACGTAGACGCAGAGAGTGGGGACTTACTTGTGAAAGACCGAATAGACCGTGAGCAGATATGCAAAGAGAGAAGAAGATGTGAGTTGCAGTTGGAAGCCGTGGTGGaaaatcctttaaatatttttcatatcattgtggttgTTGAGGATATTAACGACCATGCCCCTCAATTCCATAAAGGTGAAATAAACTTAGAAATCAGTGAATCTGTCACCCCAGGGACTGGAATAATTCTTGAGTCTGCAGAAGATCCTGATATTAATATGAATTCACTGAACAAATACCAACTAAGTCCAAATGAGTATTTCTCCTTGGAGGTGAAAGACAATCCCGATGGTGGCAAATATCCAGAATTAGTACTGAAGAAGACCCTGGACCGAGAAACACAAAGCTCTCATCATTTGGTACTAACAGCCTTAGATAGCGGGGATCCACCACAAAGCAGCACAGCTCAGATCCGAATCCTGGTGGTGGATGCCAATGATAACCCTCCAGTGTTCAGCCAAAATATGTACAAGGTCAGTCTTCGAGAAGGCGTGCCCCCAGGCACTTTGGTGGTGAAGGTGAGTGCCACTGACCAAGATGAAGGCTTCAATGCTGAGATTACCTACTCATTCCTTGGTGTGGTTAATAAAGCCCAGCACGTGTTCTCTCTGGATTCTGCTACAGGAAGCATTATAACTCATCAACCCTTGGATTTTGAAGAAGTAGAAAGATATACCATGGATGTAGAAGCCAAGGACCGAGGATCCCTCTCTACACAGTGTAAAGTAATCGTAGAAGTTCTAGACGAAAATGACAACAACCCTGAAATAATCATTACTTCTCTCTCTGATCAGATTTTGGAGGATTCCCATCCAGGAATGGTCGTGGCTCTCTTCAAAACACAGGACCAGGATTCTGGGGAAAACGGAGAAGTCACATGTAATTTAAGTAGAGATATTCCATTTAAGATTCATTCTTCATCTAATAATTACTACAAGCTGGTTACAGATGGAGCCTTAGATCGAGAGCACAGTCCCCAGTACAATGTCACCATCACAGCCACCGACAGGGGAAAGCCGCCCCTCTCTTCTAGTATAAGCATCACTCTGCACATTGCGGATGTCAACGACAACGCGCCAGTTTTCCAGCAGGCCTCCTACGTGGTCCACGTGGCCGAAAACAACCCTCCTGGAGCCTCCATCGCCCAAGTCAGCGCCTCCGACCCCGACCTGGGGCCCAACGGCCGCGTCTCCTACTCCATCGTGGCCAGCGACCTGGAGCCACGGGCGCTGGCGTCCTACGTGTCGGTGAGCGCGCAGAGCGGCGTGGTGTTCGCGCAGCGCGCCTTCGACCACGAGCAGCTGCGCGCCTTCGAGCTGACCCTGCAGGCCCGCGACCAGGGCTCGCCCGCGCTCAGCGCCAACGTGAGCCTGCGCGTGTTGGTGGGCGACCGCAACGACAACGCGCCGCGGGTGCTGTACCCGGCGCTGGGGCCCGACGGCTCGGCGCTCTTCGACACGGTGCCGCGCGCCGCGCAGCCCGGCTACCTGGTCACCAAGGTGGTGGCGGTGGACGCCGACTCGGGACACAATGCCTGGCTGTCATACCACGTGCTGCAGGCCAGCGAGCCGGGACTCTTCAGCCTGGGGCTGCGCACGGGCGAGGTGCGCACGGCGCGTGCTTTGGGCGACAGGGACGCGGCCCGCCAGCGCCTGCTGGTCGCTGTGCGGGATGGGGGACAGCCGCCCCTCTCGGCCACAGCCACGCTGCTCCTGGTTTTCGCTGACAGCTTGCAGGAGGCGCTGCCAGACGTCAGCGAGCGCCAGGCGCCCGCTGATCCCCAGGCTGAGCTGCAGTTCTACCTGGTGGTGGCTTTGGCCTTGATCTCCGTGCTCTTCCTCCTCGCGGTGATTCTGGCGGTTGCCCTGCGCTTGAGAAGCTCTTCCAGCCTGGCCACAGGAGGCTGCTTTGAGTCTGTTCTCTGCTCCAAGTCTGGACCCGAGATTCCTTCTAACTACAGTGAAGGAACATTGCCCTATGCTTATAATTTGTGTGTGCCTGGCGATCAAACTAATGTGGAATTTAATTTTCTCACATCTGTTGATCATTTTCCAGCCACACAAGATATTCTCAACAAAGATAGCTCTTTGGGGCTATCAGCTAGCATTTTAATTCCTAATGTTGAAGCAGACAAGAAGACTTTTAAAcag